ACTCATGGTCCCGATCGCGCGATGCGCTACAATGGCTATCCGGCAGCGGAAATCAGCGGTGGGCCGGCACAGGGCTTTAGCTCAGGCCAGGCTGAGGCGATGATTGCAAAACTGGCGGGAGAGAATCTGCCGAAAGGTATGACCTATGAATGGACTGATTTGACGTATCAACGCATTCTTGCGGGTAACACAGCGGTATATGTTTATCCGCTTTGTCTTCTGCTCGTGTTCCTCGTGCTGGCGGCACAGTATGAAAGCTTCCGTCTGCCGCTCGCGATTATTTTGATTGTGCCGATGTGTTTGTTGTTCGCCATTACAGGGGTGTGGCTCAAGGGGAGCGATAACAACATCTTCACGCAGATTGGTTTGATTGTGCTGGTGGGTTTAGCGTGCAAGAACGCGATTTTGATCGTGGAGTTTGCAAAGGACAAACAGCACGAAGGAATGTCGGTGGTCGACGCTGCCATTGAGGCATGCCGGTTGCGGTTGCGTCCGATCTTGATGACATCCATTGCCTTCATTGCCGGTGTGTTTCCGCTGGTGGTGGCAAAGGGCGCTGGTTCTGAAATGCGCCAGGCGATGGGGATCGCGGTGTTTAGCGGTATGATTGGTGTTACCATCTTCGGATTATTTCTGACGCCGGTCTTTTACGTGGTGCTCATGAAGTTGGGACGTAAGAAAACCAACGTGACTGCTCCCAAGGAGGATGGGCATGTGCGGCCTTTGGAATCGAATGGCGCCGTGGTGAAGACGGTTGCAGTGCTGTTGATCACGATGGTTGCGTTGAGTGCCAAGGCAGCAGTGGGGCCGAATTATGTGCGGCCGACGAACGCGGTGCCGCAGGAATATAAAGCCGAGGAGTTGGGGAATTGGAAGGAGGGGAAACCGCTCGACCATTTGCCGAAGGGCAAGTGGTGGGAGGTTTATGAAGACGCGACGCTCAATGAACTGGAGGAGAATGCGTCAGCCGGCAATCAGGGTTTAAAAGGTGCGGTGGCACGGGTGGAGCAGGCGCGGGCAACGGCGCGAGTGGCGCGTGGGGAACTGCTGCCATCGCTGAACTTTGACCCCAGTTTTATTCGCCAGCGGTTCTCGCCGAACCAGGATCCGAGTTTTGGCGCCATCACGGCAAATTCATTTAGCGTGCCGCTGGACTTGAGTTATGAGATCGACTTGTGGGGCAGGGTGCGTCGCGGCTTCGAGAGCGCGAGGGACCAGGCGGCGGCGAGTCTGGCTTCGTACTACAGCGTTCTGCTCACGTTACAATCGGACGTCGCACAGAACTATTTCGGACTGCGCTCGCTCGATGCGGAGATAGCGACGGTGGCGCGCACGGTGGAGTTGCGCAAGGAGCAGGTGCAATTGGTGCACGGCCGGTACGAGGGTGGCATTGGAAGCGAGTTGGACATGGCGCGTGCGGAAACGGAGTTGGCCAATGCCGAGGCGGAAGCGGCGGGATTGGCCAAGCGAAGGGCGGAGCTGGAAAATGCGATTGCGATTCTGGTGGGAAAGATTCCATCAGAATTTCATCTGGCTGCGGGTACTGCGCCAAACTGGAATCCACAGCCGCCAACGATTCCTGCCGGATTGCCGGCAGATTTGTTGCAGCGTCGTCCGGATGTGGCGACAGCGGAACGCAACCTGGCATCGGCCAACGCGCAGATTGGCGTGGCGAAAGCGGCGTTCTTTCCCGTGGTGAGCCTGACTGCTTCCGGCGGCTATTTGAGCGGCGACATTGAGACACTATTCAATTGGTCGAGCCGTACGTGGTCCATCGGGCCGAGCATATCGCTGCCTATCTTTGCGGGTGGCCGGAACAAGGCAAATTATCGTCGCTCCAAGGCGGCGTACCAGGAGGCTATTGCAACTTATCGCCAGCAGGTTCTGGTGGCGTTCGGGGATGTGGAGAACAGCCTGGCTGGAATTTATCACCTGGCAAAACAATCAGAGGCACAGAATCGCGCGGTGGCGAGTGCCCAGCGAGCGGCTGATCTGGCAACGGAACGTTACCGTTCGGGGTTGGTGAGTTACCTGGACGTGGTGGATGCTGATCGTGAGGCGTTGACGGCCGAGCGGGCACGGGCGCAGTTGGCCGGGCAACGGCTCGTGGCGAGTGTGCAGTTGATCAAGGCGTTGGGTGGTGGCTGGACCGAGGCGATGGTTGTTCCGCAGGCCAAGCAGGTGAGCGTTACGACAGCTTCGGCGAAAAAGGCGCTGTAAAACATAGGTTGCTTCCAACTTGACCCCGTTGAGTCGTCGGGCGCAACATGAAATAACCCGCAGGACAAACACCTGCGGGGCTTTTCATGAAGGCTAATTTCCGCTCAACGTGGGCAATGGCATTCTGCATTGCGCTCATTTTGTATTTGATACCCGGCGGCACGGTGCAGGCACAGGTGGCACCGGGGCCTTACGAGATGCTGCCGTTTCAGACGGGTTCATCATCGAGGGCGTTCAAGGATTTGCTGACCAACACGACTGCGATAGCAGATTGGACAGGCTGGTCGGGCAGCACGTGGGCTTCTCCAGATCCATACAATGATCACATTGGGTCGGACTTTTCGGTGCAGACGGGGACGCCCGCTTTTCGCGGCGACGGCGGGAACGGTGGTGGAGATTGAGACGACGAATGCGAGGAATGCGCATGCGGATTATTACGGCAATCATGTGAAGATTGCGGTGGATGGAAAGACTCCGAATGGCGAATCCATTGACCTGATTTATGCGCACATGCTGGCGGTGACGGTGAGCGTGGGGCAGCATCTGAATGTGGGGGATCCGGTGGGGCTCTCAGATAACACAGGCAATTCCACGACGGAGCATGTGCATTTCCAGAGTGAATACCGGGGCGGGGCGCAGACATGCCCGTTTTATTTCGCACACTTCAAATACCCGATTGTTTTCAATCCAACGGGGACATTGCAGGTGGGCAGGGTGATCCGAGTGACTGCACCCAGCACGCCGATTCGGACAGATCGATTCGATAGCAGTTCGCAGATTACGACTGCTTATTCAAACCAGCTGTACTTCTGCAGTTATCCGAAGCGGGGTTATTACCAAGTTTTTATTCCCAATAATACTTCGTGTCGATCGGGTTGGATCAGGGCGACGGAGGCGGAGGAAGTTTTTGCCGGCACGGTGATTCAGGCGTTGCCGGATAATGCGGCTTTCACGCAACTGGGGCAACTCGCGAGCAAGTACGCCATCCTCTCGGGGGCGAATGATACCAACAACCAGATCGGACAGATTGTTTTTGGTGGTGGTCGTTTCGTGGCGGATCAAATCACGAACGGATACTATCGCATCCCATTGCCGGGAGCTTCCGCGACATGGGGTTGGGTGAAGCCGACGGCTCGGATGGTGGTGTATCCGCAATTGACGAATCCGAATCTGAACCTGGCGACGTTGCCGAATAACAATTTTCCGATACGGGAATCGTTTAGCAGTGTGGGCAAGTCGATGTTTGGTCGGCCGAAGTTTAATCGCTCGGTGGTGAATACGTTCAGTCCGGCGTCGCCGGGTGGTGATGGAAAGGCGTTGTTTGTGACGGATGCCACGAATGCCGGCGATGGGACGAGTGAATCGGTGTTGGTGGGGAAGCCGTGGCATAAAAATTATTATGTGCAGTGCGATGTGTATTTCAATTATCGCCCGTCCTATCTGGTTGGTGATGGCGGTTACGAACGCTATGGAATATTTTTGCGCGACGATGGGTTCGCCGGTTTGGACACGACGTTTGAAGGAGCCGGGAATGCTTATGCGCTGCTCTGGGATGCGGATGACGGTCGTTTGCGGGCTGCGAAACTGGTGGATGGGGCGGTAACGGATTTTTTACCCACGATAACATATGTCACTGGAAGCGGATGGCACACGATGCGCATTGAAGCGCGGGGGAATAAAATTAAATACCTGTTGGACGGGCAGGTGTTGATTGAGGCGACGGATTCGACGTTTGCTTCGGGACAATTTGGCATTGGCTACTCGATGCATTTCACCGGCTATCCGGCGGGTCGTGGGGCGTATTTCGATAACTTTGTGGCGGACACGTTGGATGTGACGCCTCCGCGTTTTGGTGTGAGTTTGCAGGCGGATGGGAAGCTGCACTTATTGCTGAGCGGAGATGTGGGATCGACCAGTGCGGTGGAGCGGGCGACGAGTTTGAGTCTGCTCGATTGGTCATTCTACACGAACATCGTCAATAGCAATGCGACGGTGGAATTCCTGGATGAGACGAATGTGCCCGCACGGTTCTATCGGGCAAGAAGGTTGCAATAGGATTTTCATGCGACGATGGGGCGGTCTATCAACGGACTGGCATTCTGGCTATGATGATGCCGATGCATAAAAGACCGACCAGGCAGAGGAAAATCGCGACGATCAAGCTGGAATAGAGGTTTCTCATGCCTTTGATTCGAGCGATGGAGTGAAAGGGTTCGCTCCGCAGATAATTCACGAGCTTCTGGTATTGCATGATGGCGATGCCCAATGCCGTGGTTCCGATCGCTATCAAAGCCAGACCGATGTTGCGGGACAAATGCGGGTTCCTGGGCGGCACCACCTCTTGCATCTGGTTCAGCCGATCAAAGAACTGCACAATGGCGAATCCGAACGCGATCAAGGCCGATGCGGTGCGAATCCAGGATTCCAGGGTGCGTTCGGCGGCCATGCGGGTGCGAATCCAGGCAAGGTGGTTGTTCACATTTTCGTGTGAGCATGGGTCGTTTGTATCTGGCATAACGCTCCTTTGACTTGCAAGATAATCCCGCTGCTTGCTTTTGGAAATACGGAATGAACAGGAGGCTCCTTTTCACCGTCGGAGCGGAAATTCCGGCCTGGCTGAGAGGGTTCAGCTTCCACGCAACGAAAATGTGATGAGCAGGCAGGCAATGCCGATGGCGACGATGTCTTCGGGGATGGCGACGAAGACGTCTTTTACATGGAAACGGTTTACGAGCTTGGTGCGGGCCTGGTAACCGGAATAGGCTCCGATGATGGCACCGATTCCACCGAGCACGGCACCCAGGATCAGGGATTGACCGGCAGCAGCGCAAATGCAGGCACCGCAGAGTGCGCCCATGATGATGCGCGCGGTCAAGGGGCCGGGCTTGGTGCGGCTCGGAGTTTTGGGCAGGAGGTCGGTCACAAATTCGAGGACGGCCAGCAGCGTGAAAATGAGCGCTGCCGCGAGGGTCCCCATGAACGCGACGGCGGTGCCGTGCAGGTTCAGCCAACCGAGATGCGCAGCCCAACTCGTCACAGCAGGGGCGGTGAGGGAACGTAGTCCGGCGACGATTCCCATGCCGAGTGCAATGACGAAAATGTAGTTCGTATTCATTTTAATACTCCTGTTCTCGTGGTCTGGTGGTTGGTGGATTTGTTGAAATTTGCCGAAAGTGCAAAGCCGGTTATTTGACGGCTGTTACCGGTGTCCTCAGGGCGTCGGTGACGATCAGTTCACCCACACGCAGACGCTTGACGCTGAGTTCCTTGATTTTCAGGGAGCGAATGCGCGCCTTGTCGAGGGCCAGACGCCGGACAGCCAGGAAACCAATGGCCAGGGCTCCTATGGAGAACGCACCCAAGGCGAGGGCTCCAACCGCGAGGGCGCCGACGGCACCTTTATTGGCGCGGAACTGCGTGATTTGCCGGGGCATGGCCTCTATGGCCCGAGGTTGTTTCGGCTGAATGAGTGCTCTCATTTTGAATCTCCTTTTCCTAACCGTACGAGAATTTTTGGTTCTGTCCAGTTCGAGAATGGGTGGATTCAATGGGGGTCAATAGTTACGATCGCCCCTTCATGCCCGCTTGCACGCAGGAATTTTCTATGGTTTGCGCAAACGATAGAAGACGCTTCCTTGTGTTACGCTATCAGTGATTGTTAGCGTGCCCATCCCCTGGCCGGGGAGTTGGGAAAAATTTGTCCAGCTGTTGGCGGCAGAGAGATTGATGGTCTTCTGCAAGTTCCAGCCGGACACGGAATTTGTCCATGCGATAGAAATAATGTCATTGGAGAGGTTCAAATGGAGTTTGGGAATCACGGGCGGAATGATTGAGAAGGCAAGGAAACCATTGTTCCCATCGCAGGCATAGAGCCGGTCCCCATTGATCACGATCTGGCCGATGAAATTGGCATTGCCGAGTTCGTTAGTCGGAAAATTGTAGCGCGCAATCAGCACCGGATTGCTCAAATCCTGAATCTCATAGAGTTCGATGGCGTCCGGCTGCGTGGAGTTGCCGGAAAAACTCAATCCTGCCAGGAAACCGCGCGCCAGATCAATTGCCACCGGCCCGAGCGCCGCGGGAAGATTGGTGACACTCATCAGGAGGGTGCTGTTGTGATTGGTCAGGTCGTAGCTTAACTGCATCAGGGCTGTGCCTTTGCGTTTTTGCCAGAACGTATTTCCCGCGCCAAACTGCAAGCTGCGCCCCAGACTTCCCGAGCCGTTGGGTTCGGTGAGGGCGGTCGTGACGAACTGGTTCATCGCGCCGCTGCTCGGCGTCAGGATTGCTGCAAAAGGACCGCCCACGGATCCAGCCAGCAATTGGCTGTCGATAATCAGTTGTGTGTTCGTGCCCGTGCCGCGCAGATCCATCGCGTCACCCCAGCGGAAAGCCGTTGCCTGCCCGGCGGGTTCGCCTTGAAAAACTTGAATCGGCTTTGTGGTGGGGGAGGAGTTTGTCCATCGATAAAGACGAAATGTCGACGGCGTGGTGCCTCCAGAAACATCCAGATTGGCGGCGTAAAGAGCGCCGTCAGCAGCCGCCATCATTTCCAGCAGCACGATGGCACCGCCGCTGATACCAGTGGTGTCCAATGAATAGAGCCACATCCCTGTGCTGCCATCCAGCACGTTGATATTCAACCCAGTCGTTGCGCCACTGCGGCTGACAATATAAACCTGGTTCGACAGTGCGTTGTACGCGATGCCCCGCTGCAACGGAGTTTGGGAAGTGGAAAGATTTGTGGAACCAGTGGCGTAAGGGGCCGAGCCTGGAGCGAGGCTCCACAGTTTAGACAATTGATAATGATCGTCGGGCATGAAGATCGTCAGCACGGCATTCGAACTGAGAGTAGTGCCTGCGACGTTGCTCAACATGACTGAATAAGCACCCGCATTGGCAGCCCCGATATTGGTGAGCGTCAGCGTTTGATTTGTAGCGCCCGGAATCGTAGCGCCGTTCAATCGCCATTGATAGCCCAGAGGCGCTTTTCCAGCCGGCATGACGCTGAAGCTCACGTTTGTTTTCCATACCGCCGACTGGCTGAGCGGTTGGTCAATAATATATGGAAGGGTCACGCTGGTTTTGCGCGGCAGCGGGTTTGTAGCATAGGTATCTTCGAAATGAATCATTTCGTCTTGTGACACGTTCATTCCATTGGCTCCCCAGGAATATCCGATGAACCCGGCAAAGGCTACGTTTGTGGCCCCGCGGCTTCGCGCAATGATCGCGCTGTCCCAATTGTTCGAAGAAACTCCTGATCGCCCAAACCCGGTGCTGTTGGTCGACTGAGCGAAATGTTCGCCGAGAATGAGGCGATTTGGCGAGACGCCGAAGTTTGAATAATTGACGAGACTGCTCGAATACTGACCCTGACACCAGCTCACCGAAAAACTTTGCGCGCTGATTTCCTGTCCGCTGAGGTAATTCTCAATACCGATATAAGCATCAGATGCCAATCCCTGCCAGTCGGCCGCAGTCCCAACGGGATTTGTGTATGGCGCATAAACAATAATCGTATAGCCATAGGTCGTTTTGAGCGCATGGACCACGTCCCGAATCCACGTGCGGTAGCTTGGGTTCGGAGTCCAGGTGGACGAAGCGATCTCATTCAACACAATCCAATCAGGTCTCGGTCCGGTGTTGGTAAAATTATTCATGACCCATTGATTGATGGACGCCGCGGCAGTGGCTGCGTCGTTTGTGGGCCAGGTCTTGTCCAAAGTGTTGTAATAAATCGCCAGAACGTTCCCATTGGCTGTCAGCTCTGTGCGGTGATCATCATTCCCCATGGCGAGGTAATGGCCATTGGGACTCGGAAAATTCATATGATCAAAGTGTTCCTGGCACAAATTCTGGCTCGAACTCGTGCAACCACAACAAAACGTGACGACATCAAAGCGTAAATCCGGAACTGCAAACGCGCGCTGGACAATCAAACTCACGAGAAGAAGGATCAGCCGTAGGAATAACCGGGGAGAAATTTGTGTCATGGTGTGGTGAGAATAAAATGACGTTATACGTATTACTTTGGTGCACCAGCGCGATAGAACAGATGAACACCTGGTAGGGACTTCACTGATAAATGTAAGGCCTTTGAAAGCAAGGCAATGCGGAGGGGCGGCGAGGGGAACATCATGATTTTTTCAAAGTAAACTGTTGAAGTTTGCGGGCTCTGTCAAGAATTCAAGATTGAGTTTTTTGGGTTTGTGTGCTTGAAGCGTACCAAAAAGGGCGGATCACTTCAATTGAGGTGGATCCGGAATCAAAATTGAAATGACGGGTTCGAATTGGAATTGAAAAGTCTGCTCCCAGGCTGGAATAAGAGACCCAAAGAAAAAGTAATTGGGAAAGATACCTTTTATCCCTTGACCCAATGCCCTAATGGATGGCCCCTTAAAATCAAAGTAGCGACACTAATCGCGATTCTTCCCAGCCTCAAATAAAAGCAAAATTATCTCAAATAAGTGTCATTACTTTGGCCTGACTCCTCTATGTGCTCTGTAACTCGTCTGGAAACATCGCCTCCAGCCAAACGGTGACTCCAGTGCTCGGGTCGGAACATTCGACCTCGAATGCATCGCTGTAAACTTCCAGAATTGTGCCGACATCTCCGACCTGCGGATGCCGTTGAAACTGTGGGCGTTCGCGGGCGAACCGGTCATCGCGAATCGTTGCCACTCTTACAGCATCATACTGCTTCATGGTGGTAGCGTGTGAAGCGACCTAAGCTCAGCGACCGCCGCCGGAAACGCCCGGTCGGCTGCAGGAGTCGCTGACAAATTATCTAAACCGTCCGACTGCCCAGCGGGGCGGCGGTTCGCTGCAGTGCACTGGTCAGACCGCATTCCTCTACCGATGCTGAAGTGGATCATGCTTCCGAGCAACGTGCCTACCGAGGAAATGATGAAACTCGACTGCTCGATCCGACAACCGGTCGTAAAGATCGTCTTCAAGATACCGATGATCATAGTCGC
Above is a genomic segment from Pedosphaera parvula Ellin514 containing:
- a CDS encoding peptidoglycan DD-metalloendopeptidase family protein; the encoded protein is MEIETTNARNAHADYYGNHVKIAVDGKTPNGESIDLIYAHMLAVTVSVGQHLNVGDPVGLSDNTGNSTTEHVHFQSEYRGGAQTCPFYFAHFKYPIVFNPTGTLQVGRVIRVTAPSTPIRTDRFDSSSQITTAYSNQLYFCSYPKRGYYQVFIPNNTSCRSGWIRATEAEEVFAGTVIQALPDNAAFTQLGQLASKYAILSGANDTNNQIGQIVFGGGRFVADQITNGYYRIPLPGASATWGWVKPTARMVVYPQLTNPNLNLATLPNNNFPIRESFSSVGKSMFGRPKFNRSVVNTFSPASPGGDGKALFVTDATNAGDGTSESVLVGKPWHKNYYVQCDVYFNYRPSYLVGDGGYERYGIFLRDDGFAGLDTTFEGAGNAYALLWDADDGRLRAAKLVDGAVTDFLPTITYVTGSGWHTMRIEARGNKIKYLLDGQVLIEATDSTFASGQFGIGYSMHFTGYPAGRGAYFDNFVADTLDVTPPRFGVSLQADGKLHLLLSGDVGSTSAVERATSLSLLDWSFYTNIVNSNATVEFLDETNVPARFYRARRLQ
- a CDS encoding YidH family protein is translated as MPDTNDPCSHENVNNHLAWIRTRMAAERTLESWIRTASALIAFGFAIVQFFDRLNQMQEVVPPRNPHLSRNIGLALIAIGTTALGIAIMQYQKLVNYLRSEPFHSIARIKGMRNLYSSLIVAIFLCLVGLLCIGIIIARMPVR
- a CDS encoding DUF4126 family protein; the encoded protein is MNTNYIFVIALGMGIVAGLRSLTAPAVTSWAAHLGWLNLHGTAVAFMGTLAAALIFTLLAVLEFVTDLLPKTPSRTKPGPLTARIIMGALCGACICAAAGQSLILGAVLGGIGAIIGAYSGYQARTKLVNRFHVKDVFVAIPEDIVAIGIACLLITFSLRGS
- a CDS encoding immunoglobulin domain-containing protein — its product is MNFPSPNGHYLAMGNDDHRTELTANGNVLAIYYNTLDKTWPTNDAATAAASINQWVMNNFTNTGPRPDWIVLNEIASSTWTPNPSYRTWIRDVVHALKTTYGYTIIVYAPYTNPVGTAADWQGLASDAYIGIENYLSGQEISAQSFSVSWCQGQYSSSLVNYSNFGVSPNRLILGEHFAQSTNSTGFGRSGVSSNNWDSAIIARSRGATNVAFAGFIGYSWGANGMNVSQDEMIHFEDTYATNPLPRKTSVTLPYIIDQPLSQSAVWKTNVSFSVMPAGKAPLGYQWRLNGATIPGATNQTLTLTNIGAANAGAYSVMLSNVAGTTLSSNAVLTIFMPDDHYQLSKLWSLAPGSAPYATGSTNLSTSQTPLQRGIAYNALSNQVYIVSRSGATTGLNINVLDGSTGMWLYSLDTTGISGGAIVLLEMMAAADGALYAANLDVSGGTTPSTFRLYRWTNSSPTTKPIQVFQGEPAGQATAFRWGDAMDLRGTGTNTQLIIDSQLLAGSVGGPFAAILTPSSGAMNQFVTTALTEPNGSGSLGRSLQFGAGNTFWQKRKGTALMQLSYDLTNHNSTLLMSVTNLPAALGPVAIDLARGFLAGLSFSGNSTQPDAIELYEIQDLSNPVLIARYNFPTNELGNANFIGQIVINGDRLYACDGNNGFLAFSIIPPVIPKLHLNLSNDIISIAWTNSVSGWNLQKTINLSAANSWTNFSQLPGQGMGTLTITDSVTQGSVFYRLRKP